The following proteins are encoded in a genomic region of Mycolicibacterium rutilum:
- the nrdR gene encoding transcriptional regulator NrdR, with translation MHCPFCRHPDSRVVDSRETDEGQAIRRRRSCPECGRRFTTVETAVLAVVKRSGVTEPFSREKVIKGVRRACQGRQVDDDALNLLAQQVEDAVRAAGPEVPSHEVGLAILGPLRDLDEVAYLRFASVYRGFTSADDFEREIEALRAHRNSPQPTAS, from the coding sequence ATGCACTGTCCGTTCTGTCGCCATCCCGATTCGCGTGTGGTCGATTCCCGGGAGACCGACGAGGGCCAGGCGATCCGGCGGCGGCGATCCTGCCCGGAGTGCGGTAGACGGTTCACGACCGTGGAGACCGCGGTGCTGGCCGTCGTCAAGCGAAGCGGGGTCACCGAACCGTTCAGCCGCGAGAAGGTCATCAAAGGGGTGCGCCGCGCCTGTCAGGGCCGCCAGGTCGACGATGACGCGCTGAACCTGCTGGCCCAGCAGGTCGAGGACGCGGTGCGGGCCGCCGGCCCCGAGGTGCCCAGTCACGAGGTGGGGTTGGCGATCCTGGGGCCGCTGCGGGATCTGGACGAGGTGGCCTATCTGCGGTTCGCGTCGGTGTATCGGGGTTTCACCTCGGCCGACGACTTCGAGCGCGAGATCGAGGCGCTGCGGGCGCACCGCAATTCGCCCCAGCCCACCGCCAGTTAG
- a CDS encoding LysM peptidoglycan-binding domain-containing protein, producing MTILDTREIQAAPAAQPRRRRVEPSRRPRSQRPGGAPLRYRGPGVTMSRAGHRRRPITPGTTVLLALVAAGITVWLGLVAQFGGVVGADPAPTPDRLAVVQVQMGESLHQVAQRVAPDAPVSQVVEQIRELNHLDTAALDAGQTLIAPVG from the coding sequence ATGACGATCCTCGACACCCGGGAAATCCAGGCAGCACCCGCGGCGCAGCCGCGTCGCAGGCGGGTCGAACCGAGCCGGCGGCCCCGGTCGCAGCGTCCGGGCGGGGCGCCCCTGCGCTACCGCGGTCCCGGCGTGACGATGTCGCGGGCGGGGCACCGCAGGCGGCCGATCACTCCCGGCACCACGGTGCTGCTGGCGCTGGTCGCGGCGGGAATCACGGTGTGGCTGGGGCTCGTCGCGCAGTTCGGCGGCGTGGTGGGTGCCGACCCGGCGCCGACGCCCGACCGTCTCGCCGTGGTGCAGGTACAGATGGGCGAGAGCCTGCACCAGGTCGCGCAGCGGGTCGCGCCGGATGCGCCGGTCAGTCAGGTGGTCGAGCAGATCCGTGAACTCAACCACCTCGACACCGCAGCACTGGACGCAGGTCAGACGCTGATCGCGCCGGTCGGCTGA
- the lexA gene encoding transcriptional repressor LexA — protein MDSSSDTPDRTGGGRTLDTGLTERQRTILEVIRASVTTRGYPPSIREIGDAVGLTSTSSVAHQLRTLERKGYLRRDPNRPRAVDVRGADDAANPVVTTDVAGSDALPEPTFVPVLGRIAAGGPILAEEAVEDVFPLPKELVGEGSLFLLKVVGDSMVDAAICDGDWVVVRQQNVADNGDIVAAMIDGEATVKTFKRTRGQVWLMPHNPAFDPIPGNDAAVLGKVVTVIRKI, from the coding sequence ATGGACTCCAGCAGCGATACTCCGGACCGCACCGGCGGGGGCCGAACTCTCGACACCGGTCTGACCGAGCGTCAGCGCACCATCCTCGAGGTCATCCGCGCCTCGGTCACCACCCGCGGCTATCCCCCGAGCATCCGGGAGATCGGCGATGCGGTCGGCCTGACGTCGACGTCGTCGGTGGCCCATCAACTCCGCACGCTCGAGCGCAAGGGCTATCTGCGGCGGGACCCGAATCGCCCACGCGCGGTGGATGTCCGCGGCGCAGACGACGCCGCCAACCCGGTCGTCACCACCGACGTCGCGGGTTCGGACGCGTTGCCGGAGCCGACGTTCGTGCCGGTGCTCGGGCGGATCGCCGCCGGCGGCCCGATTCTCGCGGAGGAGGCCGTCGAAGACGTCTTCCCGCTACCGAAAGAACTCGTCGGCGAGGGCTCGCTGTTCCTGCTGAAGGTGGTCGGCGATTCGATGGTCGACGCGGCGATCTGCGACGGGGACTGGGTGGTCGTGCGTCAGCAGAACGTCGCCGACAACGGCGACATCGTCGCCGCGATGATCGACGGCGAGGCGACGGTCAAGACGTTCAAGCGCACCCGCGGACAGGTGTGGCTGATGCCGCACAACCCCGCGTTCGATCCGATTCCCGGGAACGACGCCGCCGTGCTCGGCAAGGTCGTCACCGTGATCCGCAAGATCTAG